TCGTCGCAATAATAAACAACAGCCAACTTCCGGGTATTTATTACGGTTTGGGACAGAACAATCAATTCCTGTGGGTTCAGGAAGTATTTTAATGAATCGTTTGCGGGCGGGATATACCTTTTATGTTCCGGTTAACTTTTTCACCGGTTTTATTCCCAAAGGCCCTCAATCTTTTGCCTTTAATTTTCAAGCGGGAACAGTTGTCGGAAATTTACCTCCCTATGAAGCTTTTCCTTTAGGAGGAACAGCGTCGGTGCGGGGTTGGGAAGAAGGAGCGATCGCCTCAACCCGTAGTTTTGTGCAAGGATCAATTGAGTATCGTTTCCCGATTTTCTCGAATTTTATTGGGGGAGCGTTATTTGTTGATGGGGCGACGGACTTAAATTCTCAAGGTACAGTGCCCGGTTCTCCAGGAGGGGTGCGGGATAAACCCGGAAGTGGCTTTGGTTATGGTGCAGGGGTGCGTTTACAAACTCCCTTGGGGCCAGTTCGGATTGACTATGGGATTAATAATAATGGGGATAGTCGGATTCATTTTGGTCTAGGAGAACGGTTCTAAGCTGATGTTGAGCGTCCAATGTTACGATAAACTAAAATTCAGTTCATCCAACGGTTGAAAGATTATGATTTTGCCAGGTTCCGCCGTGCGAGTCACAAACCCCGTCGATATTTACTATGGTTTCCAAGGTCTCGTTCAACGAGTCAGCGACGGTAAAGTCGCCGTTCTCTTTGAGGGAGGAAACTGGGATAAACTCGTCACTTTTAAACTCTCTGAACTAGAAGCAATTGATACCACTGCTGGACGCAAAGGCAAAAAATAATCAGTTATTAGTTATCAGTTATCAGTCATCAGTTATCAGTTATCAGTCAATATTAACTATTATAGCAGGAGTCCCAAGTCAGATGGGGGGTTTCTCCACCCGTATAGATGCTTAACAATTAAGGATTATAGCCATCATTGATGTCCTAATATGAGGTTCCAGTGCTATAATTATCAACTAATAACTGTTAACTATAGCAATCCCAAATAGATTGTAATAATTTAAAACTGATATGAAACAGCCAGAAGTATTATCCCTGTTCCCTGTTCCCTTTTGAACCGAAATTTTGGATACAACTCAAATAGGATTGCTATATCAACTATCAACTGATAACTGATAACTGATAACTGATAACTGATAACTGATAACTGATAACTGATTTATGCGTCTTCCTTTTCCTATATTTTCAACCTCTCGACGTCCTCAGCAACATATCGCTGAAGTGANGACAAGGGGACGGGGGGATGAGGGGACAAGGGGACGGGGGGACAAGGGGATGGGGAGAGGGGGAGGGATGAGTTTTGAATTTTGGTATATTTAGCATTAATAGAAATCTAATTGGGGAAATGGTGAAAAAGAGTTTATTGGTGGCGGGAACGGATACAAATGTGGGTAAAACGGTATTAACCAGTGCGTTAATTTCCTATTGGCAAACCTATTATTTATCTCGGAGTTTAGGGGTTTTTAAACCGATGCAAACGGGGATTGGAGATCGAGAGTTTTATCACCAATATTTTGCTTTAAATCAATCTATTGATGAAATTAATCCTTTACACTTTGAAGCACCTCTAGCTCCTCCCATTGCGGCAGA
The sequence above is drawn from the Planktothrix tepida PCC 9214 genome and encodes:
- a CDS encoding NAD(P)H dehydrogenase subunit NdhS; this encodes MILPGSAVRVTNPVDIYYGFQGLVQRVSDGKVAVLFEGGNWDKLVTFKLSELEAIDTTAGRKGKK